A genomic window from Providencia alcalifaciens includes:
- the hypA gene encoding hydrogenase maturation nickel metallochaperone HypA: MHEVSLCQSAVEIIEQQARQHQVKKVTGVWLEIGALSCIEESALRFCFDIACRGTVAHGSQLHILYRPAQAWCWDCSESVDVHTHDAACPKCHGFNLKVENGDSLRIKELEIE, encoded by the coding sequence ATGCATGAAGTCTCTTTATGCCAAAGTGCTGTCGAGATCATTGAACAGCAAGCAAGGCAGCATCAGGTGAAAAAGGTGACCGGCGTTTGGTTGGAAATTGGCGCACTCTCTTGCATTGAAGAGAGTGCTCTTCGTTTTTGTTTTGATATCGCGTGCCGCGGTACCGTGGCACATGGTAGTCAATTGCATATCCTGTATCGTCCAGCTCAAGCATGGTGTTGGGATTGTAGTGAAAGTGTTGATGTCCACACTCACGACGCCGCTTGCCCTAAATGTCACGGTTTTAACCTTAAAGTTGAGAACGGCGACAGTCTGCGAATCAAAGAATTAGAAATCGAATAG
- the hybE gene encoding hydrogenase-2 assembly chaperone, with product MPKEIQGYSQNPQPLVQAAFERVAQQSMHDLSFLHPTMGIYASAFSLFENQWVGAVITPWMLSAIILPGPDQYWEHRVVGEKLGLILPYGEMTYTVGELEGLTQYLACSLMSPLDRKLTATQGEHLTDDCARMLLSLPVTDPNVPKSPERRAVFARYLGDQ from the coding sequence ATGCCAAAAGAGATCCAAGGTTACTCTCAAAATCCGCAGCCGTTAGTTCAGGCTGCTTTTGAACGAGTTGCTCAGCAATCGATGCATGATTTGTCCTTCTTGCATCCGACGATGGGCATCTATGCCAGTGCATTTTCGTTATTTGAAAATCAATGGGTAGGGGCGGTTATCACCCCTTGGATGTTGAGTGCGATCATCCTGCCGGGTCCTGATCAATACTGGGAGCATCGTGTTGTTGGGGAGAAACTCGGTTTGATTCTTCCTTACGGCGAAATGACTTACACCGTTGGGGAACTGGAAGGGCTAACTCAATATTTGGCGTGTTCATTAATGTCGCCATTAGACAGAAAGCTAACTGCAACGCAGGGTGAGCATCTGACTGATGACTGCGCGCGGATGTTGCTCTCTTTACCTGTGACGGATCCTAATGTCCCTAAATCGCCGGAACGTCGCGCTGTGTTCGCGCGTTATCTGGGAGACCAATAA
- the hybG gene encoding hydrogenase maturation factor HybG — protein MCLGIPGKIVAVGEDVHQLAQVDVCGVKRDVNIGLICEGDTADLLGQWVLVHVGFAMSVINEEEAQATLDALTAMSQLDHEVGDFTGLNSGATDAVRR, from the coding sequence ATGTGCTTAGGAATACCGGGCAAAATCGTCGCGGTGGGCGAAGATGTCCACCAATTGGCGCAAGTTGATGTCTGTGGTGTGAAACGCGACGTGAATATTGGGCTAATTTGTGAAGGGGATACCGCAGACCTGTTAGGTCAATGGGTCTTGGTACACGTTGGCTTCGCGATGAGTGTGATTAACGAAGAAGAAGCTCAAGCCACCCTTGATGCGCTAACGGCGATGAGCCAGTTAGACCATGAAGTGGGGGACTTTACAGGGCTAAATTCGGGAGCAACAGATGCAGTACGTCGATGA
- the hypD gene encoding hydrogenase formation protein HypD → MQYVDEFRDPALAKALLAHIRKRIADIPRAKQRPLQLMEVCGGHTHAIFKFGIDQLLPPEIEFVHGPGCPVCVLPMGRIDGCIEIAERPEVIFCTYGDAMRVPGKNGSLLDAKRRGADVRIVYSPLDALNLAQQNPEREVVFFGLGFETTMPSTALTLQQARLRQVKNFSVFCQHITIIPTLRSLLEQPDVRIDGFLAPGHVSMVIGAHPYQFITQEFHKPLVVTGFEPLDILQALAMLVDQIADGRCEVENQYKRIVADEGNLLALKALDDVFELKATSEWRGLGEIAGSGVQLTLDYQTFDAELRFNIQPHQVSDDPQARCGDVLTGRCKPNECPLFGQRCTPQTAFGALMVSSEGACAAYYQYRREA, encoded by the coding sequence ATGCAGTACGTCGATGAGTTTCGCGACCCTGCCTTGGCAAAAGCCTTATTGGCGCATATCCGCAAGCGTATTGCGGATATCCCAAGAGCCAAGCAGCGCCCATTACAGTTAATGGAAGTGTGTGGTGGCCACACCCACGCCATCTTCAAGTTTGGTATTGACCAGCTTCTTCCTCCAGAGATTGAATTTGTGCACGGACCGGGTTGCCCTGTCTGTGTATTGCCAATGGGACGAATTGATGGCTGCATTGAAATTGCTGAACGTCCTGAAGTGATTTTTTGCACCTATGGCGATGCGATGCGTGTGCCGGGTAAAAATGGCTCTTTGCTGGATGCGAAACGCCGTGGTGCGGATGTGCGGATTGTTTATTCACCATTAGATGCGTTAAATCTTGCTCAGCAAAACCCTGAACGTGAAGTGGTGTTTTTCGGTTTAGGGTTTGAAACTACTATGCCGAGTACCGCGCTGACACTACAACAAGCGCGTTTACGCCAAGTGAAAAACTTTTCGGTATTTTGCCAACATATCACCATTATCCCAACCCTTCGAAGCCTGCTTGAACAGCCTGATGTGCGAATTGATGGCTTCCTTGCACCGGGTCATGTCAGCATGGTGATCGGGGCTCATCCTTATCAGTTTATTACCCAAGAATTCCATAAACCATTGGTAGTCACAGGGTTTGAACCCCTCGATATTTTGCAAGCTCTTGCCATGCTGGTGGATCAAATTGCGGATGGTCGCTGTGAGGTGGAAAACCAATATAAGCGTATTGTGGCGGATGAAGGTAACCTGTTGGCGCTAAAAGCCTTGGATGATGTGTTTGAATTGAAAGCGACTAGTGAGTGGCGTGGATTGGGTGAAATTGCGGGTTCAGGTGTGCAGTTAACCCTTGATTATCAAACATTTGATGCGGAGCTGCGTTTTAATATCCAACCTCATCAAGTATCGGATGACCCTCAAGCACGTTGTGGTGATGTGCTAACGGGGCGCTGTAAACCGAATGAATGCCCATTGTTTGGACAACGTTGTACACCACAAACCGCATTTGGCGCGTTGATGGTTTCTTCTGAAGGAGCCTGCGCTGCGTATTACCAATATCGTCGGGAGGCGTAA
- the hypB gene encoding hydrogenase nickel incorporation protein HypB: MCSTCGCASGERRIEGDEHQHHHGHDHHHPHSHDHDHHHDQHSHGHDHDHHDHDHHHHDHSHAAEHSGKTVIIHHHYYHQGDVNHYYQSEPETCGVKIEKHKHKHKHEHPHSHDHAHDHNHEAESTFAPAGDHHDLDYGQGEAGTHAPGISQKRMLQIEMDVLDKNNHLAEHNREDFTAKNILALNLVSSPGSGKTTLLTETLLRLRDKLNCAVIEGDQQTTNDAQRIRETGVPAIQVNTGKGCHLDAQMVHDAVDRLGLDENSLLFIENVGNLVCPASFDLGERHKVAVLSVTEGEDKPLKYPHMFAASDIMILNKIDLLPYLHFDVEACIENAKRVNPNIQVIKVSATSGEGMDAWLAWLETQLCA; the protein is encoded by the coding sequence ATGTGTAGTACTTGTGGCTGTGCTTCGGGAGAGCGCAGAATTGAAGGTGATGAGCATCAACATCACCATGGACATGATCACCATCATCCTCATTCTCATGACCATGATCATCACCACGATCAACATTCTCATGGGCATGACCATGATCATCATGACCACGACCATCATCACCATGACCACAGTCATGCCGCAGAACATAGTGGTAAAACGGTGATTATTCATCATCACTATTACCACCAAGGTGATGTGAACCACTACTATCAATCTGAGCCCGAAACCTGTGGCGTGAAGATTGAAAAACATAAGCATAAACATAAGCATGAGCATCCGCATTCCCATGATCATGCTCATGATCATAACCATGAAGCGGAATCCACTTTTGCCCCCGCAGGTGACCACCATGACCTCGATTATGGTCAAGGTGAAGCGGGAACCCATGCACCGGGTATTAGCCAAAAACGTATGTTACAAATTGAGATGGATGTTCTGGATAAAAACAACCATCTAGCCGAGCACAATCGTGAAGATTTTACGGCAAAAAATATTTTGGCATTGAACCTCGTTTCAAGCCCTGGCTCCGGTAAAACCACCTTGCTGACGGAAACCCTGTTACGTCTACGTGACAAATTGAACTGCGCGGTGATTGAAGGAGATCAGCAGACCACCAATGATGCTCAGCGTATTCGTGAAACGGGCGTGCCAGCGATTCAAGTGAACACAGGTAAAGGCTGCCACTTAGATGCGCAAATGGTGCATGATGCGGTTGACCGTTTAGGTTTGGATGAGAACAGCCTGCTATTTATTGAAAACGTAGGAAACTTAGTCTGTCCAGCAAGTTTTGATTTGGGGGAACGTCATAAAGTTGCGGTGCTGTCTGTCACTGAAGGTGAAGACAAACCCTTGAAATACCCGCATATGTTTGCAGCGTCAGACATTATGATCCTCAATAAAATCGACTTACTGCCGTACCTGCATTTTGATGTAGAAGCCTGCATTGAGAATGCAAAACGGGTGAACCCGAATATCCAAGTGATCAAAGTCTCTGCCACTAGCGGTGAAGGGATGGATGCTTGGTTAGCATGGCTGGAGACTCAGCTATGTGCTTAG
- the hybC gene encoding hydrogenase 2 large subunit, with protein sequence MSQRITIDPVTRIEGHLRIDCEIEDGKVTKAWASGTMWRGMEEIVKGKDARDAWMIMQRICGVCTTVHGIISVRTIESALNLEVPVNAQYIRNMILAAHTIQDHIVHFYQLSALDWVDITSALQADPTKAANMLKGVSTWSLNSPEEFTRVQNKIKDLVASGQLGIFANGYWGHPAMKLSPEVNLIAVAHYLQALECQRDANRIVALLGGKTPHIQNLAVGGVANPINLDGIGVLNLERLMYVKSFIDRLGDFIEQVYKIDAAVIASGYPEWLEMGKGAKHYMCVPEMPMDNKNGSFLLPGGYLENGDFSTYRPITSHTDEYLINGIKESSKHAWYKDNEPQAPWEGTTIPDYTGWDDDGKYSWVKAPTFYDKTVEVGPLADLLCKLAAKHEPTEKHFNDVVGLYQTLTGNTITKDQLESTLGRIIGRTVRCCVLNETLSIQWQALVDNIGKGDHTTFIKPNFPQDTVIKGVGFGEVPRGLLSHWVVVKDGKIENYQAVVPSTWNSGPRNFNDEPGPYEQALVGTTVADPSKPLEVVRTIHSFDPCMSCAVHIVDTEGSEVTKVKVL encoded by the coding sequence ATGAGCCAACGTATAACTATCGACCCGGTAACTCGTATCGAAGGTCACTTACGCATTGATTGCGAAATCGAAGATGGAAAAGTCACCAAAGCGTGGGCATCCGGCACCATGTGGCGTGGCATGGAAGAGATCGTAAAAGGGAAAGATGCCCGTGATGCATGGATGATCATGCAGCGTATTTGTGGGGTATGTACCACGGTTCACGGAATTATTTCTGTGCGTACCATTGAAAGTGCACTTAACCTTGAAGTGCCTGTTAACGCGCAATATATCCGTAATATGATTTTGGCCGCGCACACTATCCAAGACCATATTGTGCATTTTTATCAACTGTCAGCTCTGGATTGGGTAGATATTACATCCGCATTACAAGCAGACCCAACCAAAGCGGCGAATATGCTCAAAGGGGTCTCTACATGGTCATTAAACAGCCCTGAAGAGTTCACCCGCGTTCAAAACAAAATTAAAGATTTAGTCGCCAGTGGTCAGTTAGGTATTTTTGCTAACGGCTATTGGGGCCACCCTGCGATGAAACTGTCGCCAGAAGTGAACTTAATTGCGGTGGCTCACTACCTGCAAGCGCTGGAATGCCAGCGTGATGCTAACCGTATCGTGGCACTGCTAGGGGGTAAAACACCGCATATTCAAAACCTCGCGGTGGGCGGTGTTGCTAACCCAATCAACCTTGATGGTATTGGGGTACTTAACCTTGAGCGCTTAATGTATGTGAAATCCTTTATTGACCGTTTAGGGGATTTTATCGAGCAAGTGTACAAAATCGACGCGGCAGTGATCGCATCGGGTTATCCAGAATGGTTAGAAATGGGTAAAGGTGCCAAACATTATATGTGTGTGCCTGAAATGCCAATGGACAACAAAAATGGCAGCTTCTTGCTACCAGGTGGTTATCTAGAAAATGGGGATTTCAGTACTTATCGCCCAATCACTAGCCATACGGATGAATACCTGATTAACGGTATTAAAGAGAGCAGCAAACACGCATGGTACAAAGATAACGAGCCGCAAGCCCCTTGGGAAGGCACTACAATTCCAGACTACACTGGCTGGGATGATGATGGTAAATACTCTTGGGTTAAAGCACCAACTTTCTATGATAAAACCGTGGAAGTGGGCCCATTAGCTGACTTGCTGTGCAAACTGGCAGCGAAACATGAACCAACTGAAAAACACTTTAATGATGTCGTCGGTTTATACCAAACCTTAACGGGCAACACGATCACCAAAGACCAGCTAGAATCAACATTAGGTCGCATTATCGGTCGTACTGTTCGTTGCTGTGTATTAAACGAAACCTTGTCTATTCAATGGCAAGCACTGGTAGATAACATCGGTAAAGGCGATCACACCACCTTTATCAAGCCAAACTTCCCACAAGATACGGTGATCAAAGGGGTTGGTTTTGGTGAGGTTCCTCGCGGTCTGTTATCCCACTGGGTGGTGGTAAAAGACGGTAAAATTGAAAACTATCAAGCGGTTGTTCCATCTACATGGAACTCAGGCCCTCGTAATTTCAATGATGAACCAGGCCCATACGAGCAAGCGCTTGTGGGAACTACGGTGGCTGACCCATCTAAACCATTGGAAGTCGTCAGAACGATCCACTCCTTCGACCCATGCATGTCTTGTGCGGTGCATATCGTCGATACAGAAGGTTCCGAAGTGACTAAGGTGAAGGTACTGTAA
- a CDS encoding ABC transporter substrate-binding protein gives MIKKLAVAMCLMGLTLQAQAAEPTSSTHTLRLAIGAEPTEGFDPMLGWSHGSYLLLHSPLLKQKADLSWHSYMLESYVHNADGKEWTLTLKKDLKFSDGSPLTAKDVVFSYNNAAASGGKVDMGNFAKAEEIDPLTVKITLSSPQSTFINVLGSLGIVSADKYDAKTYAHKPIGAGPYRLVAFQPGQQLIVEQNPYYAGPKNDYGKMVFVFLDEDAAFAAAQSAQLEVVRIPPAVASSANNVPNMKLIERYSVENRGISFPIPPAGEKDAQGNPIGNDITSDVAIRKAINYALDRKLLAESVLEGFAVPAYTGVAGLPWNNPKASFKDGDLDKAKTILEEAGWKLNKDGLREKNGKVAKLTLWYASGDTTRRDLAQAIRSSLKPLGIEMDLKSGSWETVELHMHANPTLFGWGSLDPMELVHNYSSKAAGVGFYNAGYYKNPAVDDIIEEALRQPDQDAAIPLWQQVDWNGKVGVGIQGDAAWAWLMNVQHIYLSNQCVDLGKSAPEIHGSWSVLNNVDEWKWTCK, from the coding sequence ATGATTAAAAAATTAGCGGTTGCCATGTGTTTAATGGGGTTAACCCTGCAAGCACAAGCGGCTGAGCCCACATCATCTACACACACTTTACGACTTGCCATTGGTGCAGAACCCACTGAAGGTTTTGACCCAATGTTGGGTTGGAGCCACGGCAGTTACCTGCTCCTGCATAGTCCACTCTTAAAGCAAAAAGCGGATCTTTCTTGGCACAGTTATATGCTCGAAAGCTACGTACATAATGCGGATGGTAAAGAATGGACACTGACCTTGAAAAAGGATTTGAAATTCTCGGATGGCTCGCCATTAACCGCAAAAGATGTGGTATTTAGCTACAACAATGCGGCGGCAAGCGGCGGTAAAGTGGATATGGGTAACTTCGCTAAGGCAGAGGAAATCGACCCGCTGACCGTGAAAATCACGTTATCTTCCCCGCAAAGTACGTTTATCAATGTGTTGGGATCATTAGGGATCGTCTCTGCGGATAAGTACGATGCAAAAACTTACGCGCATAAGCCGATTGGAGCAGGTCCATACCGTTTGGTGGCTTTCCAACCGGGTCAACAACTGATTGTTGAGCAAAACCCATACTATGCTGGTCCTAAAAATGATTATGGCAAAATGGTGTTTGTGTTCCTTGATGAAGATGCCGCATTTGCTGCCGCCCAAAGCGCTCAGCTTGAAGTTGTACGCATTCCTCCTGCCGTAGCAAGCAGTGCAAATAATGTTCCTAACATGAAGCTGATTGAGCGTTACAGCGTGGAAAACCGCGGGATTTCATTCCCAATTCCACCTGCTGGCGAAAAAGATGCTCAGGGCAACCCAATTGGTAACGACATCACCTCTGATGTGGCGATTCGTAAAGCCATTAACTACGCATTAGATCGCAAGCTGTTGGCGGAATCCGTTCTTGAAGGCTTTGCTGTTCCGGCTTATACCGGCGTAGCTGGGTTACCTTGGAATAACCCTAAAGCGTCATTCAAAGATGGGGATTTAGACAAAGCTAAAACCATTTTGGAAGAGGCCGGCTGGAAGCTGAATAAAGACGGTTTGAGAGAGAAAAATGGCAAAGTAGCGAAATTAACTTTGTGGTATGCCAGCGGTGACACCACTCGCCGTGACTTAGCGCAAGCCATTCGCTCAAGCTTAAAACCGCTCGGTATTGAAATGGATTTGAAATCAGGTAGTTGGGAAACGGTTGAGCTGCATATGCATGCCAACCCTACACTGTTTGGTTGGGGCAGCCTCGACCCAATGGAGTTAGTCCATAACTACAGCAGTAAAGCCGCGGGTGTCGGTTTCTACAATGCGGGTTATTATAAAAACCCAGCAGTGGATGACATTATCGAAGAAGCATTGCGTCAGCCAGACCAAGATGCCGCTATCCCGTTATGGCAACAAGTGGACTGGAATGGCAAAGTGGGTGTTGGTATCCAAGGGGATGCTGCATGGGCTTGGTTGATGAATGTTCAGCATATTTACTTATCAAATCAATGTGTTGATTTAGGCAAAAGTGCACCTGAAATTCACGGCTCTTGGTCTGTGCTAAACAATGTCGATGAATGGAAGTGGACTTGTAAGTAA
- a CDS encoding ABC transporter permease has translation MTYNPNRALIKLLLSLSCLILLGGYAFWLLSSDIEMNLLDRRQAPSWLHLFGTDNLGRDLFERTFQGLATSLQIGLIASMSSGIIALVMAGLSSLNKSMDYIVRGIIDALLALPHLLLLVLICFTLGGGKMGVIWAVALTHWPKLTLILRSELLRVQQTDYIMLSHRIGNSAFQRLRYHYLPMLLPQWMVGTLLMFPHSVLHSAALSFLGFGLAPHEPSLGILLSEALRYLSTGAWWMVVFPGAALMGLVLLFDQFAKSAQQLWLRGATC, from the coding sequence ATGACTTATAATCCGAATCGCGCTCTGATCAAACTACTCCTTTCATTAAGTTGCCTGATTTTATTAGGTGGTTATGCGTTTTGGCTTCTTTCGTCTGATATTGAAATGAACTTACTCGACAGACGACAAGCGCCGTCATGGTTGCATTTATTTGGTACGGACAATTTAGGACGCGATTTATTTGAGCGAACATTTCAAGGGCTTGCTACCAGCTTGCAAATCGGTTTAATTGCGTCGATGAGCAGCGGTATTATCGCCTTGGTGATGGCGGGGTTATCTTCGCTCAATAAAAGTATGGATTATATAGTGCGCGGCATTATTGATGCGCTGCTTGCTCTACCACATTTACTGTTATTGGTACTGATCTGCTTTACGTTGGGTGGCGGAAAGATGGGGGTGATTTGGGCTGTGGCATTAACTCATTGGCCTAAACTGACATTAATCTTGCGTTCAGAACTGCTGCGGGTTCAGCAAACTGATTACATCATGCTATCCCATCGTATAGGTAACAGTGCATTCCAGCGTTTACGCTACCATTATTTACCGATGTTGCTTCCTCAATGGATGGTCGGAACATTATTGATGTTTCCGCACTCAGTGCTACACAGTGCTGCATTAAGTTTCCTCGGATTTGGGCTAGCACCTCATGAGCCATCGCTGGGTATTTTACTTTCTGAAGCGTTACGCTACTTGAGTACCGGTGCTTGGTGGATGGTGGTTTTTCCCGGTGCGGCATTGATGGGGTTAGTTTTGCTATTTGACCAATTTGCGAAATCGGCTCAACAATTGTGGTTAAGGGGAGCAACATGCTGA
- a CDS encoding HyaD/HybD family hydrogenase maturation endopeptidase gives MRILVLGVGNILLSDEGIGVRIVEALEERYHLPECVEVLDGGTAGMELIGAMADRDHLIIADVVLSSQQPGSILVLRDAEVPALFTRKISPHQLGLSDVLSALHLTDEFPKRLTLVGIVPESLEPNIGLTATGQAALEPALQKVIEVLRSEGLEIIAKEECLHA, from the coding sequence ATGCGTATATTAGTCTTAGGTGTTGGTAATATTTTGTTGAGTGATGAAGGTATCGGTGTGCGCATTGTTGAAGCACTCGAAGAACGTTATCACTTACCAGAATGTGTTGAGGTATTGGATGGTGGAACGGCAGGCATGGAGCTGATTGGCGCCATGGCGGATCGTGACCATCTGATTATTGCGGATGTGGTGCTGTCGAGTCAGCAGCCTGGCAGCATTTTAGTGCTGCGCGATGCCGAAGTACCTGCGCTGTTTACCCGTAAAATCTCACCCCATCAGTTAGGGCTTTCCGATGTGTTATCGGCGCTGCACCTAACCGATGAGTTTCCAAAGCGTCTGACACTGGTGGGGATTGTGCCTGAGTCGTTAGAACCAAATATCGGTTTAACGGCGACGGGGCAAGCCGCATTAGAGCCTGCACTGCAAAAAGTGATCGAAGTGCTACGCAGTGAAGGGTTAGAGATTATCGCAAAAGAAGAGTGTCTCCATGCCTAA
- a CDS encoding ABC transporter permease, with protein sequence MRATFGLLLRFICLLTVTALGIFILLSYSPIDPIKAYIGNDLMHVPPEQYPLIAARWGLDQPLWMQFWRWFSQMLQGDLGYSMLYNTPVLQVISDRIVPSLALLGSAWVFSGVVGFGLGLVAGRYLNRWPDKIISALCYLLASIPVFWIGLLLLSLFAVSLKWAPICCAWPIGLDEQTATFSQKIQHLILPVIALGMLGVGTIALHTRAKVAEVMNSEFIHYAQAQGDKGWSMMGFHVLKHAITPAICLQFASVGELFSGALLAEKVFAYPGLGQATIDAGLRGDVPLLMGIVMLCAVLIFVSNTMADLLLKRVNKGVIRES encoded by the coding sequence ATGCGAGCGACCTTTGGGCTTTTATTGCGATTTATCTGCTTATTAACGGTAACCGCACTGGGAATTTTTATCCTACTAAGTTACTCGCCGATTGATCCGATCAAAGCCTATATAGGTAATGACTTGATGCATGTGCCCCCGGAGCAATACCCGCTGATTGCGGCGCGTTGGGGGCTTGATCAACCGCTCTGGATGCAGTTCTGGCGCTGGTTTTCACAAATGCTTCAAGGGGATTTGGGGTATTCGATGCTGTACAATACCCCTGTTTTACAAGTGATTTCTGACCGTATTGTTCCTTCACTGGCATTGCTCGGCAGTGCGTGGGTATTTTCCGGTGTGGTCGGGTTTGGGCTTGGGTTAGTCGCTGGGCGTTACTTAAACCGCTGGCCTGACAAAATTATATCGGCGCTTTGTTATTTACTCGCCTCAATCCCCGTCTTTTGGATAGGTTTATTGCTGCTTTCCCTGTTTGCGGTTTCTTTAAAGTGGGCGCCAATTTGCTGTGCGTGGCCGATAGGCTTAGATGAACAGACCGCCACATTCTCACAAAAAATTCAGCATTTAATTTTACCAGTGATAGCCCTCGGAATGCTGGGGGTCGGCACCATTGCTTTGCATACCCGCGCAAAAGTGGCTGAAGTGATGAATAGCGAATTTATTCATTATGCACAAGCTCAGGGGGATAAAGGCTGGTCAATGATGGGCTTCCATGTGCTTAAACACGCTATTACGCCTGCGATTTGCTTACAGTTTGCCTCTGTGGGGGAGCTATTTAGTGGGGCATTATTAGCGGAAAAAGTGTTTGCGTACCCGGGGTTAGGGCAAGCCACTATTGATGCTGGGTTGCGCGGAGATGTGCCGCTGTTAATGGGAATAGTGATGCTCTGCGCCGTGCTGATTTTCGTCAGTAATACCATGGCAGATTTGCTATTAAAACGGGTGAATAAGGGAGTGATAAGAGAGTCATGA
- the hypE gene encoding hydrogenase expression/formation protein HypE — translation MSSDTKNVVTMAHGSGGLAMQQLIEQLFLQAFANQALDEREDQARLSLAEMTALGDRLAFSTDSYVIDPIFFPGGNIGKLAVCGTVNDVAVSGAIPKYLSCGFILEEGLPLSDLQTIVESMAATAKAAGVQIVTGDTKVVQRGAADKVFINTAGIGVIPTEIHWGAQQIQAGDKVIVSGTLGDHGATILNLREQLGLEGQLSSDCAVLTPIIEPLRDIDGVRALRDATRGGVNAILHEFAQASDCGISINEGDLPVSSAVRGVCELLGLEPLNFANEGKLVIVVKPDAEQQVLAALHQHPLGINAKTIGCVTENKQVKLVGIFGASRLLDLPHSEPLPRIC, via the coding sequence ATGAGCTCGGATACTAAAAACGTGGTCACTATGGCTCATGGTAGTGGAGGTCTCGCCATGCAGCAGCTGATTGAGCAGCTGTTTTTACAGGCTTTTGCTAACCAAGCTCTCGATGAACGTGAAGATCAAGCACGGCTTTCTCTAGCAGAAATGACCGCATTAGGTGACCGTTTAGCATTCAGTACCGATAGCTACGTGATTGACCCTATTTTTTTCCCCGGTGGCAATATTGGGAAACTGGCAGTTTGCGGTACAGTGAATGACGTGGCGGTTAGCGGTGCTATTCCCAAATACCTCTCTTGTGGTTTTATCCTTGAAGAGGGTTTACCACTGTCAGATTTGCAAACCATTGTGGAGTCCATGGCGGCAACCGCTAAAGCGGCGGGAGTGCAGATCGTGACAGGGGATACCAAGGTTGTACAGCGTGGCGCGGCGGATAAAGTGTTTATCAATACCGCGGGTATTGGCGTGATCCCAACTGAAATCCATTGGGGCGCTCAGCAAATTCAAGCAGGGGATAAAGTGATTGTCAGTGGAACGCTGGGTGATCATGGTGCGACCATTTTAAACTTGCGTGAACAGCTAGGTTTGGAAGGCCAGCTCAGTAGTGATTGCGCGGTTTTGACCCCGATTATTGAGCCTTTACGTGATATTGATGGTGTACGCGCTCTGCGTGACGCAACTCGTGGCGGTGTAAATGCTATTTTGCATGAGTTTGCGCAGGCCAGTGACTGCGGCATTTCCATCAATGAAGGGGATTTACCCGTATCTTCAGCCGTTCGTGGCGTGTGCGAATTATTAGGTTTAGAACCCCTTAATTTTGCCAACGAAGGCAAATTAGTGATTGTGGTGAAACCTGACGCTGAACAGCAAGTTTTAGCCGCATTACATCAACATCCATTAGGTATTAATGCCAAAACCATTGGTTGTGTGACAGAGAATAAACAGGTGAAGCTGGTGGGTATTTTTGGTGCTTCCCGACTATTAGATTTGCCGCATAGCGAGCCATTACCTCGAATTTGTTAG